A genome region from Triticum aestivum cultivar Chinese Spring chromosome 2B, IWGSC CS RefSeq v2.1, whole genome shotgun sequence includes the following:
- the LOC123044902 gene encoding THO complex subunit 4B isoform X2 has translation MSSGLNMSLDDLIKQSKSRPKANPAFSSGPTRRAAPSARTMPYPPSAPKAATADSLYGVYSEHVAAMATSPPPPAVAGPQALETGTKLHISNLDSSVTVEDVQELFSEIGELKRYSVNYDKDGKSQGSAEVVFARKVDALDAIERYNGVLLDGKPMKIELIGNKTEPHPTEPLMYNGTSSNYNAMPNSLLQRGGPRGPFHGNGRSGGSGQGGAGKRGMFQGNVRPGNTVQDGGGRGQGRARGHDRSRVPTSAADLDAELEQYHAAAVKQK, from the exons ATGTCGAGTGGCCTGAACATGTCCCTAGATGACCTCATCAAGCAATCCAAGTCCAGGCCCAAAGCCAACCCCGCCTTCTCTTCCGGGCCCACCCGCCGGGCGGCGCCGTCCGCCCGGACCATGCCCTACCCGCCGTCTGCTCCCAAG GCCGCCACCGCCGACTCTCTGTACGGTGTCTACTCCGAGCACGTTGCCGCCATGGCAAcctccccgccaccgccggcggtgGCCGGGCCACAGGCACTCGAGACGGGCACGAAGCTGCACATCTCCAACCTCGACTCCAGCGTCACCGTCGAGGACGTCCAG GAACTCTTTTCAGAGATTGGTGAGCTCAAACGTTATTCTGTTAACTACGATAAGGATGGGAAGTCTCAG GGAAGTGCGGAAGTTGTCTTTGCAAGAAAAGTAGATGCTTTGGATGCTATTGAGAGATATAATGGTGTTCTGCTTGATGGGAAGCCAATGAAGATAGAGCTCATTGGAAATAAGACCGAGCCACACCCAACAGAACCTTTGATGTACAACGGCACTTCTTCTAACTACAATGCAATGCCAAACAG TCTGCTTCAGAGAGGTGGCCCGAGAGGGCCATTTCATGGTAATGGTCGTTCTGGAGGCAGTGGTCAGGGCGGTGCTGGCAAAAGAGGAATGTTTCAAGGCAACGTTCGTCCTGGAAACACTGTCCAGGACGGTGGTGGGCGGGGACAGGGTAGAGCCAGGGGGCATGATCGCAGCCGAGTTCCGACCTCTGCTGCGGATCTTGATGCTGAACTGGAGCAGTATCATGCAGCAGCAGTGAAGCAAAAATGA
- the LOC123044902 gene encoding THO complex subunit 4A isoform X1: MSSGLNMSLDDLIKQSKSRPKANPAFSSGPTRRAAPSARTMPYPPSAPKAATADSLYGVYSEHVAAMATSPPPPAVAGPQALETGTKLHISNLDSSVTVEDVQELFSEIGELKRYSVNYDKDGKSQGSAEVVFARKVDALDAIERYNGVLLDGKPMKIELIGNKTEPHPTEPLMYNGTSSNYNAMPNRPFYSTRSLVWYSFCSLLQRGGPRGPFHGNGRSGGSGQGGAGKRGMFQGNVRPGNTVQDGGGRGQGRARGHDRSRVPTSAADLDAELEQYHAAAVKQK, encoded by the exons ATGTCGAGTGGCCTGAACATGTCCCTAGATGACCTCATCAAGCAATCCAAGTCCAGGCCCAAAGCCAACCCCGCCTTCTCTTCCGGGCCCACCCGCCGGGCGGCGCCGTCCGCCCGGACCATGCCCTACCCGCCGTCTGCTCCCAAG GCCGCCACCGCCGACTCTCTGTACGGTGTCTACTCCGAGCACGTTGCCGCCATGGCAAcctccccgccaccgccggcggtgGCCGGGCCACAGGCACTCGAGACGGGCACGAAGCTGCACATCTCCAACCTCGACTCCAGCGTCACCGTCGAGGACGTCCAG GAACTCTTTTCAGAGATTGGTGAGCTCAAACGTTATTCTGTTAACTACGATAAGGATGGGAAGTCTCAG GGAAGTGCGGAAGTTGTCTTTGCAAGAAAAGTAGATGCTTTGGATGCTATTGAGAGATATAATGGTGTTCTGCTTGATGGGAAGCCAATGAAGATAGAGCTCATTGGAAATAAGACCGAGCCACACCCAACAGAACCTTTGATGTACAACGGCACTTCTTCTAACTACAATGCAATGCCAAACAG GCCTTTTTACAGCACACGTTCATTAGTTTGGTACTCCTTTTGCAGTCTGCTTCAGAGAGGTGGCCCGAGAGGGCCATTTCATGGTAATGGTCGTTCTGGAGGCAGTGGTCAGGGCGGTGCTGGCAAAAGAGGAATGTTTCAAGGCAACGTTCGTCCTGGAAACACTGTCCAGGACGGTGGTGGGCGGGGACAGGGTAGAGCCAGGGGGCATGATCGCAGCCGAGTTCCGACCTCTGCTGCGGATCTTGATGCTGAACTGGAGCAGTATCATGCAGCAGCAGTGAAGCAAAAATGA